CACAGGGACCCCATGACAAGATCTGACTGAAGGACTGCTTGACGAGCTCTGATGTCACTGCaggagagggtggggagggagaggaagaagcagaACTGGTTGCGATtaatcagggaagacttcctgaaGGCGATGTTGGGTCAATGTTGGGCAAAGGAGAGAGCAGGACagggtggggctggaggaggaaggagggggactTGGGAGGCATGGTGGATGGGTGTCGAGCAGTGCATGAACAGAATTCCTGAGCCAGAGTAGGGTCCCCAAAGGAGAAGAGGGGGTTGCATGGTTTCTCTCCCGCTGTGTCTAGGATGCGGACGGGGTTTTCCTGAGCAAGATGGAGTTGGAGGGCAAGCTGGAGACTCTGAGAGAATACATCTGCTTCTTGAAGCATCTGAATGAAGAAGTGAGGCTCAACCAAAGGGCAGGCGGGAGCCAAGAGAAGGGACAGGGTGGGCAGGCTCCCCGTGGCCATGGGGAGAGTGGCCAGAGGGGAAGTCTGTTAGGGTGGCTTAGATTCTGGTTCATTCAGTCACTCGACAACCAATTACTAAAAACTTACTATGTGAATTGCTAGGTCCTGGGGATACATCAATGAATAACCAGACAAAAATCACTACAGACAAAaagattgcttcttttttttttttgagatggagtcttgctcagtcacccaggctggagtgctgtggtgtgagctcagctcactgcaacctctgcctcccgggttcaagcaattctctgcctcagtctcccgagttggtggtattacaggcgcctgccaccacagctggctaatttttgtatttttagtagagatggggtttcaccatcttagctaggctggtcttgaactcctgacttcgtgatccacccgccttggcctcccaaagtgctgggattacaggcatgagccaccgcgcccggctaagtttGCTTTCTATtgggagacagacaataagcaaCAGACttattaaataaggaaattaTACAGTATGCTAGAAGGTTATAAACACAgtggaaaaaaggaaaacgaCCACAGGGAAAGGAGGATTGGGAACATGGAGCAGGTGCCAATTTCAAATCATGTGGACAGGGTAGGCCTTATTTAGGAGATAAAATCTGAGCAAAGATTTGGAGGAGGTGAGAAAGGTCACCACGCAGGGGGGTTTCCGGGATTCCAGGCAGTGGCTGCAGCCCACAGTGGGAGTGTGCTGTCTGAggaaggccagtgtggccagagttgtaggagcaagagagagaggaatgtGATAAGAGGTCTgaagatggctgggcacagtggctcgtgcctataatcccagcactttgggaggttgaggcacgtggatcacctgaggtcaggagttcaagactagcctggcgaaatgctgtctctacaaaaaacacaaaaattagccagacttggtggcaggtgcttgtaatcccagctgctagggaggctgaggcagaagaatggcttgaacctggaaggcggaggttacagcagtgagctgagatcatgccactgcacttcagcctgggcaacagagtaagactccatctcaaaaaaaaaaaaaaaaaaaaaaaaaaaaaaaaaaagaagaagaagaagaagatgaagaagaaagaaagaaaaaagaagaagaagaagaagaagaagaaaaaaatgaagcctGGGGAGTGATGGGCTGGGTGATTTCGGGCCTTGCAGGTCATTTTGCATTAATGTCCAAGCTGCAAGAGACCTCAGAGACCACATCCTATGGCCCTCATTTTTGAATGAGGAGATCAAGTCCCATGGTGAGCAGGGCATACTCAATGCCACCTGGGATGAATGGGGGTCATGGCGTGTAAGCAGAAATTCACCATCTTGCTCAACCATCCTAGGCTTCAAGGGGAGAgggagctgggggtgggtggaCACTCAGTCTGTCTTCCCTGCAGGAGCCGGGCCAGCTCCAGACCCAGGTGAGCGACACGTCTGTGGTACTGTCCATGGACAACAACCGCTACCTGGACTTCAGCAGCATCATCACTGAGGTCCGCGCCCAGTACGAGGAGATCGCCCGGACCAgcaaggctgaggctgaggccctGTACCAGACCAAGGTGGTGGGACCCAGGGGGCAGCACCATGCTGGAAATGGCTAGGTCTCCATTCCCACAATCTAGGGTGGTCATCCACCTAGATTCCATTGGGGCAGTTCCAGTTACCTCCCTGAAGGTCTGGGGCTGGGTGGGCAGGGCCATTTCCCCTCCAGGAGGGAGGCGATGCAGAGGAACCATGGGAGATAAACTTGGACTTCTGGAAGTACATCCCACTGTGTCCTGGCTGCAGGCGTTTAACAAACACTCCAAATAAGGAAGTGAGAGGTGGCATTCCAAACATGGGGAGATGGTCAAAGATGGCGGTCCTCTCAACTAATGGTGTTCCCTCTGTTCCCCTCCCAGTACCAGGAGCTTCAGATGTCTGCCCAGCTTCATGGGGACAGGATGCAGGAAACGAAAGTCCAGATCTCTCGGCTACACCAAGAGATTCAGAGGCTGCAGAGTCAGATTGAGAACCTCAAGAAGCAGGTAGATTCCCAGAGCACCCCAAACATCCTCTCATTGCCTTTGTGTCTTCAACTCACTCCCCAGTTCCTAGTTTCTGTCTCTCCATTCGGGTTGCCAGTGGGTTTGTGTCGAGGACCTTGATAACTGGCTGGAGCTTTGGATAATTTGGGGAGAAGAGAACTTCAAGCCCCATTTAGGGTGAATTCAGCCTTCCTGCTGTGACTTCTAGCTGCATGTTGGCTTCTGTgggatagtgccactgcattgcacTCCCCTGGCGTTGGGGAGGGGGCTGACAGCATTGGAGCCTAAGTCCAGGTGTACATCTTGCTTTCAACCTTTTGGGGAGATGGTTAAttcatctcttttctcttttcttatctctttcttttcttttctttcttgtttctgtctttccttctttctttcctacagagtcttactccgttgcccaggctggagtgcagtggcgtgatcttggctcactgcaacctctgcctccgggttcaagggattctcctgcctcagcctcctgagtagcttgaattacagacacgtgccaccatgcttggctaatttttgtatttttagtagggatggggtttcaccatgttggccaggctggtctcaaactcttgacctcaagtgatctgcccacctcggcctctcaaagtggtgggattataggcgtagccactgcacccagcctcatctcttttctttttctttcttttctgtttttttttgaaatggagtttcactcttgttggcctgggctggaatgtaatggcgtgatctgagctcactgcaacctctgcctcccaggttccagcaattctcctgcctcagcctcccgagtagctgagattgcaggcacccaccaccatgcccggttaattttcgtattttcagtagagacagggtttcaccatgttgaccaagctggtcttgaactcctgacatcaggtgatccgccggcctcagcctcccaaagtgctgggattacaggtgtaagccaccgtgcccagcccacatctcttttcttatctctttttttgACTCTTATTTCTCAAGCCTAGCAGGGACTTTAAGGTCAAACACTGAAGGTCCTGGGGCCCTGTGGGGGAAGTTGGGAGCCAGGGCCTCAGAGAGTAAGTGAGGTGGGTGGCAGGGTGGGGCTAACTTCTCCTTAGGTAGATACATTACAATGGTCAGAAGTAGAGGAAGGGATTGGCAAGGGAAAGGAGGCCATTTCCTGTTCCTCCTGCAGTGAGGAGACCTCACTTCTAGGTGTGAAGTGTTATGAATTCTCAAACTGTAAAGTATTCTTACACTCATATTTCCTAAACCCAAAAGATCAATTTGGGGATCAGTGGAGGATGGAGAGCAGAGACCACAGAGTCAGGCCATTTCCTCAAGCACTACAGCTTGGTTCGAAAGTCACATGCGGTCCCTTGACTCCTAAGCAAAGCCCTCTGGGGAGGGTTCTTGGAGTATCCAGAACCCACACTCCATCCCAAACCATCCTTCTGGCTCTTGTTTGCAATGAGAGGCAGGGCCTGAGAGGAATGTGATGAGTCCTCTTGCTCAATTTGCTGCCACCAACCAATTAGGACCCCTTGCTTTGGAATCCTCTGGGGTGGCTGTTAAGATCCAGATTCCTGGCCTCCTGGCAGAGCTGAGGAGTCAGAATTTCTAAGGATAGGGTCCAGAAACCTGCTTTTTAAATGAGGTTGCCCAGCTGGTTCTGAAGCGTGTGGTCTTCACAGTCTAGTGGCAGCATGCAGGAGTGTGTATTGGGTACCTGGGCCTGGAATCACAGCTCCTCACACAGCAATGTGCCTTTCCTGGGAGAATCCCTCCTGGGGATATAATACTGTCCCCTGCTGCTTTTCCTGCACAAACATGATTAACTGGGCTCCCCTGCGCAGGCCCAAGTGGGTTAGGATCCCAGTTCTGCCACCcatctttctaagcctcagtttcttcatctatagagTAGAGATTATGTTTCTATCCACAGAGTGGGGACCTAATAATGACAGATTTTTAGATAATTCCTTCTTTCCTGAGTCAGATATGAGGGCAAATCAACTGTAAGGCTGATAAAGACAGGGATCTCATCCTTCCTCTAGCTTTCTATTGTCGGTAAAGGgattatattttccttctttttttttgagaaggagtcttgctctgtcacccaggctggggtgcagtggcacgatcttggctcgctgcaacctccacctcccaggtttaagcgattctcctgtctcagcctcctgagtagctgggactacaggtgtgtgccaccatgtctggctaatttttttttttgtttatttgtatttttagtagagacagggtttcactgtgttagccaggatggtcttgatctcctgacctggtgatctgtccacctcagcctcccaaagtgctgggattataggtgtgagccactgcacccggctgagatTATATTTTTCAAACCCAAAATTGAGGCACACGGTTTGATGTACTCTGACAACAGGACAAAGTATTTGAAATgggactgtctgaaaaaaaaaaaagaaccttggtGGCCCTCAGGGGGAGCCTTGTAGGTGGTGATCCACGGTACAGGAAGAGCACTAAGCACCCTGGGAGAGGAGCcgagggctgggggtgggaagaAATAGGGAAAGAGCACTTGGGGAGGTGGCACAGGAGTTGTACTAGTGtcctagggctgccatgacaaatcaccacaaattgggtggctaaaaacaacagaaatgtaatcTCTCCCAGTCCTGGAGCCttgaagtctgaaatcaaggtgttggcagggctgtgcttCTTCTGAAGGTGCAGTGGGAGTCCTCCCTGGGTCTTGCTAGCTTCTGCAGGCTCCAGGAGCTCGTTGGCATTTTTCATCTTATTGCTGCATcattcccatctctgcctctctcttcttttttttttttgagacagagtcttgctctgttgccaggctggagtgcagtggcacgatcttggctcactgcaacctccacctcctgggttcaagcaattctcctgcctcagcctccccagtagctgggactgcaggtgtgtgccaccacggtcagctattttttttttttttaaatttttagtagagacagggtttcaccgtgttagccagggtggtcttgaactcctgtagtctgtctgccttggcctcctaaagtgctgggattacagacgtgagccaccacgcccagccctgcctctctcTTCTGATGagttcttctctctgtgtctgtctctgtgttctctcttccattcataaggacaccagtcattggatttaggggtCACCTTAAATATGGTATGATATGATCATGAGATCCTTAattaattacatctgtaaagaccctacttccaataagatcacattctgggGTCCTGGGTGGACATGAAAGTTTTGGGGGATTCTCTTCAACCTACTGCAGGAGGTAAGGAAGTGAGGGAAGCAATACCTTCCCTTAGAATAAGAGGAGCCTGTTGCAGGGGAGGTGTTGGTGCAGACGGCCATGGATAATTTTGAGCTCATGAGATTATGATCCACCCCAGCCCTCAAGTGATATTCACAGGGGGTGCTTTGAGAGGCTATGTTGGACTTACAACCATTTTCTCGCTCATTTCTACCCCGCTTCCAGAACGCCAGCCTGCAGGCCGCCATCGCTGACGCTGAGCAGCGTGGGGAGCTGGCCCTCAAGGATGCTCAGGCCAAGGTGGATGAGCTGGAGTCTGCTCTGAGGACGGCCAAGCAGAACCTGGCCCAGCTGCTGTGCAAGTACCAGGAGCTGATGAGCACGAAGCTTTCCCTGGATGTGGAGATTGCCACCTACCGCAGGCTGCTGGAGGGCGAGGAGTGCAGGTGAGGGAGGCTTGGAGGGGCCTGGGAATatgaggtgggggaggaggaTGGGATGCCAACACAGTGAGCTGCTTGCTAAAGAGGATTCCGAGAGATTTTCTGACATTGTGAGTCGCTAAGGGCAACCGATGCTGCAGAGAGATATTTTAAGTTGGGGACTGTGGATTTTATCTGCTGAGAGGGTGGGTGACCTGCTCTGAGGGGCTTAAAAGCTCATGGGGATGCATTCTTTGCAGTATTTCTTAGCGCATCCCTCTCTTGTCCTTTTTCCCCTAGGATGTCTGGGGAGTGCCCCAGCCAGGTCACTATCTGTGAGTATCAGGGGACTTTGGGGATGGGATCTCCATGGGGAGCCGAGGACCCTGCTCTGACCTGGTGCATTTCTTGGCAGCCTCAGTGGGAGGCAGCACTGTCGTGTCTGGAGGAGTTGGTGGAAGCTTGGGGAGCACTTGTGGACTTGGTGGCGGGAAAGGCAGCTCTGGGTCATGCTGCACCAGCATCGTGACTGGAGGCTCCAACATTATCCTGAGCTCTGAGAAGGACCCTGTTTTGGGTTCCTGCTCTGTGTCTGGCTCCAGCTCTGGCTCCAGCTGCCACACCATCCTGAAGAAGACAGTTGAGTCAAGTCTGAAGACATCCATCACCTACTGAGTGAGCCAGCAGCCACCTCTTCCTGAACACATTTGGCCTGCTCCCCCCATCAGCTGGCTCTGCACGGCCAATTCTGTGTCCACTGCCCACAGCCCAAGCCAGCTCACAGCAGATGTTGCAAAAATCAATAAAGTCTCTCCTCCTGCTGTTCTGAATGCTCTAAGTGCTTGCACACCTCACCCAGCAAAACAAAAGCTGTGTGGCTCCCGAGCCTCCTCTCCTTGGAAGGCAATCTGTGGCATATGTGTGTCCAAACAGGTCCTATTGGCATCTCACTCCACCTACCAGCCACTCTATCAAGGGATCCTTCAAGCCCTCCAGTGTGTTCCTTGGGGTGCCCTCCATCTCGCCTACTTCCACTGATGTTTTAGCTGTGCTTGTAGCTCACTTCCTCATCAATTGCCTGTTTTAAGAGGTTCTAGTTCCGACTGGGGGCAgcccccttccttcttcctgacTGTGCACCAAATTTTTCTCCTCCTAGGAAGATTTTCTAATTCTCATGTTTAACCTGCTGGGCCCTTCCTGTCCCTGGCAGTCTGGCTGCACCTGTTGCTGTCCCGGGCTCTGTGTCTGTCTGGTTCTGGTCAGGGACTCAGCTTCTCAATTAGCCTGGCACTCCTGCACCCAGGATGAGGATGTGCTCAGCTTGTGCCTAGGGCCTCTGATGGAGACTGGGGGCTCAAACTCTGCCCCTACCCCCCTTATCTGTTGGCTCTCATCTTATCTTTGGGCAAGTCTGAACATGAGGCTGGAaacttctcctccttcctctccttcaggAAACTCTGCAGGAAGCCAGGAGTGTGGGAGTCGGGTGGGGTGCCAGGAGGGGCTGGAAGGATCACCTTTTCTACCCACCCCCAGCGGCCTCATGGGTGCTTGCAGTTGCTCTTTCCCCATTCTTGCTTTCCAGACCCAGGTGGGGGACCTTGCTCAACCTCACACTCCACTGTCTGGGCTGCAGGAGTTCACATTACACCTGTCCTTGCTTTAGAGGGAGGGCAGGCCTTTCCTCAGATCCATGAATCTCTCCATCCAAATTAGGCAAGAAGGCTTTTCAGCTTTGTGTGAAGGAGACAGGAACCGGTGAGGATGTGACTAGAACTTCTAggcttgaatcccagctctgccgtTTCCTAGTGGTGCGACCTTGATCAAGCGGCTTGACCTCTtcagttacctcatctgtaaaaagagaataataataatatgtaccTCACAGGGCTGTGTGGCGACTGTGCCACTAGGATCCCAGAAGGAAACGAAATTCATCCAAGGTAGTTCAattaaattgactttttaaaaaagtataatttctgTTTCCCCCTCACCTCCCAGAGGATAGTCTTTCTTTAGTGCTGAGGGATTCAGCCCCTTACATGGGCTTTGGCGGAGGTTGCGGGCAGCACCTGCTGTTCTGAATTGGGATATGGGTGTTGGGTCCTTCTGGGGTTCACAAGGCTGCTTCCTGCCTGGCCTGCTGTGAGTGGCTCCCCTCACacagcaatgcagtttcacaTTCAGCCTGGGAAGCACCCAGACATCCAAGACACTCGCTTTGGAAATGTCCCTGACGGTGGTGGCCTCTACCACGTTTTCAGATGAAGACTTTCTTAATGGCCTTGCCCTTGGGCACGTTTCAGGTAGAGCTTGTGCAGTGAATAGGCTGCACGTGGCCGTGGGCGTGAttgttgttctttcttttctttgtcgtCTTGGAAGTGAGGGCCTGAGAGGGCTAAACTGACTTTAACAAAAGGATTACTTGCAGTGGTGTGGGTAGGGCTGAGGGAACAGGGATGGAGAGGCCAGGGACCAGCAATGGCAGGAAGCTGTTACCACCCCTAGAGCGAGGTCCACCCTCTCAGTGTGTCCAAGACTGAGAGGACTTGCAGAGCTAAAGCTGGGCAGTCCTGAGAAAACCAGGATGGGCTGGTCGCCTTATGTAGAGCTGAAGGTCAAGAGAAGCAGTGAGGCAGCAGAAGCTGTAATCTTGGGGAGACGCAGCCGTGACCCCAGACAGTGGTCTGAAGGGGTTGGAAGTAGGGAGGGAGCTGGGAAGAAACACCTGACGTCTCTCCTCCCTCTGATCACCTGCTGGTGTCTCCCTTTGGTCAACCCAACTGGAAGCCAGAGTGCCAGGGAGCAGCCCACAAGGGTCAGAGGAGGGTGGAGaatggagagggaaggaggcagaTGGAGCATCACCATCGTGAAGACTCAACATACCATTGCAGGGATGGTGCCCAGGCCACTGTCTGCCTCATAGTATGTGCTGAGTAAATGCTGACTGTAAAAATGATGATAATTAGCTCAGAA
The Rhinopithecus roxellana isolate Shanxi Qingling chromosome 10, ASM756505v1, whole genome shotgun sequence DNA segment above includes these coding regions:
- the KRT78 gene encoding keratin, type II cytoskeletal 78 isoform X1 — translated: MSLSPCRAQRGFSSRSACFAGSRGRSKGGFSSRSLNSFGGCLGGSRRSTWGSGGRLGMQFGEWSAGPGLSLCPPGGIQEVTINQNLLTPLKIEIDPQFQVVRTQETQEIRTLNNQFASFIDKVRFLEQQNKVLETKWHLLQQQGLSGSQQGLEPIFEACLDQLRKQLQQLQGERGALDAELKACRDQEEEYKFKYEEEAHRRATLENDFVVLKKDADGVFLSKMELEGKLETLREYICFLKHLNEEEPGQLQTQVSDTSVVLSMDNNRYLDFSSIITEVRAQYEEIARTSKAEAEALYQTKYQELQMSAQLHGDRMQETKVQISRLHQEIQRLQSQIENLKKQNASLQAAIADAEQRGELALKDAQAKVDELESALRTAKQNLAQLLCKYQELMSTKLSLDVEIATYRRLLEGEECRMSGECPSQVTISSVGGSTVVSGGVGGSLGSTCGLGGGKGSSGSCCTSIVTGGSNIILSSEKDPVLGSCSVSGSSSGSSCHTILKKTVESSLKTSITY
- the KRT78 gene encoding keratin, type II cytoskeletal 78 isoform X2, whose translation is MEGHEAPPGQVGQGDSGKVRFLEQQNKVLETKWHLLQQQGLSGSQQGLEPIFEACLDQLRKQLQQLQGERGALDAELKACRDQEEEYKFKYEEEAHRRATLENDFVVLKKDADGVFLSKMELEGKLETLREYICFLKHLNEEEPGQLQTQVSDTSVVLSMDNNRYLDFSSIITEVRAQYEEIARTSKAEAEALYQTKYQELQMSAQLHGDRMQETKVQISRLHQEIQRLQSQIENLKKQNASLQAAIADAEQRGELALKDAQAKVDELESALRTAKQNLAQLLCKYQELMSTKLSLDVEIATYRRLLEGEECRMSGECPSQVTISSVGGSTVVSGGVGGSLGSTCGLGGGKGSSGSCCTSIVTGGSNIILSSEKDPVLGSCSVSGSSSGSSCHTILKKTVESSLKTSITY